GACTCGGCATGGATTGTCAACGTCAGCCTGTGGATAACATTGTGGAAATCGCGGAAAAGCGTGGGAAATCTACCGGGATTGTCACCAGCGTGCCGTTGAGTCACGCCACTCCGGCCAGTTTCGTTGTGCATAACGTCAGCCGTCGTAACTACGAAGAGATCGCCCGTGAGATGATTCTCGACAGTGGTGTGGACGTCTTAATGGGTGGCGGCCATCCGTGGTACGACAACGATGGCCGGCTGCTGGCAACACCGCAAAGCTACCAGTATGTCGGTGGTGAAAAACTGTGGCATCAGCTGCAGGAAGCCGCGGTCGGTGGTGATGCCGATGGCGACGGTATGGATGATCCCTGGACCCTGATTGAGAGCCGCGAAGCGTTTCACAACCTGGCGACCGGTCCGACGCCCAGCCGTCTGCTCGGTGTGCCGCGCATCGCCAAGACCCTGCAGCAGGAACGCAAGCTCGAAGGCGGTGGCGACTACGGCAGTCACGTCACCACAGAGGTTGTTGAGCCTTACACCGTGCCGTTGATTGCCACCGTGCCCACTCTGGTCGAGATGAGCCGTGCCGCCCTCAACGTCCTCGACAACAATGAACAAGGCTTCTTCCTGATGATCGAAGGCGGTGCCATCGACTGGGCCAGCCACGATAACCAGTCAGACCGTCTCATTGAAGAACAGGTCGACTTCGACCGCACCGTGGCCGCGGTCTGTGACTGGGTCGAACAACACAGCTCCTGGCAGGATACCCTGGTTCTGGTCACCGCTGACCACGAATGCGGCTACCTCACCGGCTCGGGCTCCAACCCGAGTTGGAACCCGGTTATCAACAACGGTACCGGCAAGCTGCCCGGTATCGAATGGCATCACACCAGCCACACCAATTCGCTGGTACCGCTGCTTGCCCGCGGCGCCCATGCCGACCAACTGGCCGCTCGCGCCACCAACAACGATCAGGTCCGTGGCCCGTATGTGGACAATATCGATCTGTTTCCGGTGATGGCGTCGGTGTTAGCGGAATAATGCCACAAAGACCAAAAGGCCGATGCGCGTAACAGCATCGGCCTTTTTTAAATTCAGAAATCAGTCTTCGGCGGAGTCATTGCAACAGGTCGCATCGTTGTTGCACCTCCAGACTAAACCACTATGCACTGAAAGTGCATAGGTTTGGACGGGACTGAAAGTCCCTAAAACAAAAATCAAGACCCGGTTTCTATTGATCGTCATTCCGGCATGGTTTAAGCCGGAATCCAGAGACTTTCAACCCCCCTGGATCCCTGCCTTCACAGGGATGACGGATAAAATGAGTAGCACTTGGAAGGCTTGGACTTAGGGGGCGTTCTCAATTAGAAGAATGAGTCATATTTTGAAAGATTTTTCGTGTCAGCAAGGCACACGAAGGCACCATAGTTATTCTATGGCAACGACGTGTAACGCTGCTGACGCGGAAAAGATCCAAAATAGGGCCATGAACGCTGATTGAGAACGCCCCCTAAAGTCCATGGTTTTAAACCAGCGGGCTGAAACGAGAAATCCAATCAACTCGCCAATTTAATCGTTTGTCGAATCCTGGCGATATAATTTCGGGTTTCCGTCGGCATCTGCTCTAACCCTTTACGATCTACATTGCCCTGTCCCCAGTTGTACGCCGCCAGAGCGTGATCCAGATCACCATCGTATTTATTCAGCAAACGCTTAAGATAACGGCTGCCGCCAACCAGATTCTGCTGAGGATCAAAACTGTTGTCCACCCCCATCTCTCTGGCGGTTTCAGGCATTAACTGCATCAGCCCCTGGGCACCAGCCGGGGAGACGGCATCCGGTTGATATGAGCTTTCTGCGCTGACCACGGAGTGAATCAACCAGGAAGGCAGCTCCACTTGTTGGGCAACACGCTCAATCAGCTGTTCAATCCGTTCTTTCAGGGAAAGGGGCTGCGAAGACGACTCCTCAACAGCCACTGTTCCCTCAACCTTTGGTTCGGGCGCATCAACAGCGCGCGACAAAGCGGCCTGTTCCTGATAGCGACTCACCTGATAACTTCGATCATTATAGCGATCATGATAGGAAGTGCGATGTGCCCCGGTAAAAGGTTGGATCAAGTCGTAGGATGACAGCAGGTCGCTGTCGTGCTGATTTTCGATTAACAGACCAAGCATGGCGTCTTGAATCATCCGCAGGACCTCTCGGGCCTGGTCGCTAGAAGAGGTATCATCCTGCTGTAGCTGTGCCAAGCAGTTGGCGAACGACGTGGAAGCGGAAAAGGTTTTGCCCACCTCTTGGGAAGTGATGGATTGCAGTCTGTCAGTCGTCAAGGCATCAATGGTCATAAACGGCTCTCCCAATCGTCAAACCTGTCTTCGCTTACAAGCTTTGGCATTTCATTCCTTGGGATCTTATCGACCATTCAGATGGTTTGCTTAACTTTTTTCATATCCCGTGGCGCAACGAAAGGGATATTCTATTTTATTCCGGTCATGAAAACTGATTGAGAACGCCCCCTAACTTCGTGTGGGAAAAAATTTATTCACAATCGCCCCTTTGGAGGACAAAAGAGCGCTGACAATATGTTCGTAAAAGTCATTGGTCAGCTTGCTGCCTAAAAAATCACGATTGACAAAGGTTGTACAGACGTTCGCAGCCCCCATCTTATTGCCAAATAATTTTAAATAGTTACAGAGAAATAAAGAATTATTTTTATAGATAGCGATCAAAACATACGGGCTAAACAGCCCGACATTGCCAATAAAGTCCAACCTTTCTTTTTTATTGATTGAGGTAAGAAACTCCGTACCGATCGTTGCATGTGTCAGGGGATTGCCATCGGCAACGACTTTTTTACATACATCAATATAGCCATCAAGAAAGGCCGATTTTTTCGTGAAGAGACAAACGGCATTGTTGACGGCTCTGCGAAATCTCAATTTACCGCAAAGGTCCAGGTCAACCCAGAGTTCCTTGCAAAAGGCATACTCATATTCAAGGGGCAAGTCAAAGCTCTCATCATCAAAAACAACGACATCGGCATCGACCCAAATAACTTTATCGTATCCTTGGTTTAAGAGCTCTTTGGCCAGAATCAAGCGTGACAGATCAGCAACTAAATGAATCTGGTTAGTGACTTTTTTTCGATACCAATCCGGGCATCAATCAAGAAACTCGTCACCGTAAAACACATAATCATAGTTCTTGCGGCCAGCCCATTGCTTGACGGAATCCAAGCATAAAACAATCCAGTTCGGCACATTGTCTGTTCTGAAGGATTGATAGACGGCGATCCTCATTTCATTTTCCATCTACCGCACACTCATCCCCTCATCGAGATACTTGATCATCGGGTAGATAAAAAACTCGATGATGCGCCGCATCCCGGTTTTGATCTCAACAGTGGTGCTCATACCGGTGCTGATGGGCATCTCTTCGCCATCTACCTGTAACGTGGTTTGCAGTGGATTGATGTAGACTTCGTAAACCAGGCCGAGCCGTTCATCCTCGATACTGTCGGCGGCCACCTGCTCCACTTGGCCTTCAAGGGTACCGTATTTCTGAAAATTGAAGGTGTCGATCTTGACCGTAGCGTCCATGGCTGCGCTGACGAAACCGATATCTTTACTCTCGACCAGGGCTTTGATTACCAGAGGGCAGTTATAGGG
This region of uncultured Desulfuromonas sp. genomic DNA includes:
- a CDS encoding lytic transglycosylase domain-containing protein, with product MTIDALTTDRLQSITSQEVGKTFSASTSFANCLAQLQQDDTSSSDQAREVLRMIQDAMLGLLIENQHDSDLLSSYDLIQPFTGAHRTSYHDRYNDRSYQVSRYQEQAALSRAVDAPEPKVEGTVAVEESSSQPLSLKERIEQLIERVAQQVELPSWLIHSVVSAESSYQPDAVSPAGAQGLMQLMPETAREMGVDNSFDPQQNLVGGSRYLKRLLNKYDGDLDHALAAYNWGQGNVDRKGLEQMPTETRNYIARIRQTIKLAS
- a CDS encoding alkaline phosphatase, producing MMISLHKSHRPLRDALMILTVAALPWLSGCNNQCEPETTHHAAAHSEQQTHTSDAHAAMTATATAQPQQVDAAPASHAKNVILLIGDGMGFNHLTAGSLYRTGESDAPPYRDFNVKLAMSTYLYGGTYDTAQAWSTFDNVKQGATDSAAAGTALACGIKTYRAGLGMDCQRQPVDNIVEIAEKRGKSTGIVTSVPLSHATPASFVVHNVSRRNYEEIAREMILDSGVDVLMGGGHPWYDNDGRLLATPQSYQYVGGEKLWHQLQEAAVGGDADGDGMDDPWTLIESREAFHNLATGPTPSRLLGVPRIAKTLQQERKLEGGGDYGSHVTTEVVEPYTVPLIATVPTLVEMSRAALNVLDNNEQGFFLMIEGGAIDWASHDNQSDRLIEEQVDFDRTVAAVCDWVEQHSSWQDTLVLVTADHECGYLTGSGSNPSWNPVINNGTGKLPGIEWHHTSHTNSLVPLLARGAHADQLAARATNNDQVRGPYVDNIDLFPVMASVLAE